The genomic stretch ATGATATTGAAGTATTTCGTATAACTCTACTACCTAACACTCATGATTTGAACTGGTAATTAAGGAAGTACATAGCCACCATCAATTAACACATCACTACCAGTCATATACGTCGACGCATCACTGGCCAGATAGAGATAAAGACCCTTAATCTCCTTCACATGCCCCTGCCTGCCAAGCACTGCCATCCGGTACGCCTCGTTCAGAGCAAGCGGGCTTGCACCCATTTTCGTTTCAAAGAAACCCGGAGAGACAATGTTTACCCGTGCAAAATCCCGCCATTCACGAGCAAGCGACTTACCGAACTGGGTCACAAAGGCCTTGGATCCATTGTAGACGGGTTGGTCGGTGGGCACATTTACGATATGTGCGCTCATACTTGACGTGATGATCAGGTTTCCAGAACCTTGACGTTGGAATACTTCGCCTGCATATTTTGCGCAGGCGACAACTCCGTCCACTGAAGTATATTGTCAGTATATAGTTCAAGGAGATTCCGAAAGGTTTGGAAATACACACCATTAACAGACATCTGCTTCCTGTATTCATCCAGCGTCTGTTCCAGGATCGGTTTGGAGATAGCCATTCCTGTACATCGTcagtgatatcataaacCCAGCATCTACAAGCCCAGCTCACCAGCGTTAGCAACGAAGACATCAATCCTCTCAAAATCCCTCACAACATCCGCCACGGCCTTCTGGACCTCCTCGGGGTTCGATACTGCACGTCTTAGCAACCAACTATAGAACcaaacagagaaagagaacataccaTCAACCTTATAAGCAACAGTCCTAACTCCATGATCCTTCGCCAACTCTTCACCCCTCTTAATAGCTGCATCATTTCTACCAGTTCAACAATCAGTACTCAAACCTAACTCACCCCTAACCCCAGAACAGAAAATCCAGTATAAAACTCACGAATTATACCACAAAGCGACATGGGCCCCAGCCTCAGCCATAgcctcagcaacagcaagaCCAATACCATCCGCTGCGCCCGTtacaacaacaaccttgCCGTTCAGCTTAAACTGCTCCAGTACATTCGCAGGAGTATCCGGGAACGGTCGTGGGAAGCCGTCCCGGATTTGCGTGGAGTCAGATACCGTCATGGACATTTTTGCgagtatatgtatgtattaGTTGGGTGTTGGGGATTATGAACTTGGGTGGTTTACAGATATTTATGTTGGTCTAGTGGGAAAGGCTGAAGCTTGGTTTGGGATCCCCGCATTGGGGGACCTGGAGGTCGGGGCGCTGTGGGCCGATggtctggtggtggtatttAACCGATTCGGTATTTAACCGTAGGTTGATGGTGGATACTTTTACTTGAGCGATGGGTTTGCTGGGTCCAATTGTGGGGCTTGGAGTAAATCGTGCTGGGCTTTAGACGTACTGCCCTGTAGACCTATCTAAGCGGCGGATGTTTGAGATATCGTGCGCTTTGGTATAACCACGAACGACCGAAAGTCAATTCTCTAGGCGCACCTTTGGTACTAGAGTTCATTTGGCACATAAACTAAATAGAACCACATCACTAACTCATGGAATGAACaaacattttttttttttttttttttttttttttttttttttgcaaAAGAGAGGATGCGAGTAGCTCCCTAATGGCATCAGTCGTTTGGCCACACATACGGAGAATTGTTCGGTCCTGTAACATGCTCGGATTTGAGTTGCCTATATTTTCTATTCCAGGACAATGGCCTCAAACCGACGCTCTGCTTCTGCCCATTTCCTAAGAAATATCCGTCCTATCCCAACACGTCGTGCTACATTGGATTGCTCATCCCTCCTGATGAGCATGACATGCAACATATAATACAATCCCCATTCTGGTGATAGTATCTTTTGCATACGCTTTGAGACGTCAGTCTTGCCATCAGTATAAGCCAAATAATTCTTATATTCCGGATCACAACTATAATTACCGACCAGATCCCAGGGCCAAGAATCCTCCGTCACGGAAATTGCGATAAATTCAGCAATGTAGCTGGTGGAACTATGGTCGTAATGTGGGATGTCAACATATCCAGAGAGCTCCCCATTCTTGGAACGGATGCAATTGGTGTCTCGCAAAGGACTTGTGCTAGGACCGACTAAGAACTTCGCGGTCTGACTGTAGACTAGTATACGAGCTCCCAGAGACGCTATTCTGACAACCGCCGGAGAAAAAATCTCGTCATGTCGATATTGGCCAAAGACATCCTCCCAGTAAGCGGTAGGATCGGGCCATCTAGAATACAATTGCTCACAGACCGGGGTAGCAAGATGTGCGTCTAGATGGATATTACTCTGCAGGCAGCCTGTGAGTAACGCGCTAGCTATTATGCGCATGCGGTCCTGTTGACTTGGATACCTCCAATCATCCCATTGGTGTCCAGGGCGCGGTTTGCAGAAAATAACCGCTGTGCCTAAGCCACGTGGTGGAAGAGCCCATACAGCAAGTCCGGCAGCTGACCACTTCGGGCGAGATATTGGACCACAGTGGGAAGCCCAAGACCACGTTGGAAAGCCATGCCTCCTGCTTGTGGGTGCTGAAGTAAACTTGGCCGGAGCCCAAAGAATTGCATCGTCAATCTCTCGAGAAGGTAAGCCATAGTATGTGTTCTCTTTATGAATAGACCGTAGGACTGCAGTAAAAGCCCTCAGAATATCCGAAGGGAAAGTCAGGTCTCTAGTGGTGTACTGCTCTAATGCTTCCCAATAATCATCTTTCTCCGGCAGCCCCAAAACGTTGAAAACGTTGAGGGGCGTATGACATTCGGATTCAGACAACACGTGAGTGTCGTCTTTGTAGCGAAAGGCACAATGAACACCATAGCTGGTGAATAGAATGAGCCTTGAGGAGAACATAGCTTCCTGAAACGTCCAACCCCTAGTATACCATTTACTGTTCTTCATGCAGAATCGAAGACTTGGCGCCAGTGCTGTGATACCAAAACTACCAATTCTTATACACTTATAGCTCCAGGAGCGGGCCTTAGTAACTCCAGGCAAACCATGACGGGAGTCCTCGCCCGCAAGTGCAACAATAGTATATGCCGCGCATCCATAAATACGACTCATCTGGTTGATTTGGTGCAACTGGTCCACAGGGTCACTTTGATTAATACAGAGCTGATCAACCCACAAATATTTAAAGCCAAGTTTGTAGCAAGCGACGATGGCATCTCTGATTGTTGTTGGCAGACTATAGCGATCGAAGGATCCTGAAGGGGTTGAGGCAATTGTCGTCAAGCTCCCAAACACATAGCTTAGAGCAATATATTCACAGCCCACAGGCGCTTCGACAACCCGGTCTTGTTGGACATCAATGAGTTTTAGTCCGGCTGGTCGCTCAGATTCAAGACTCAAACCCGAGGTTGGaacagatgatgagttcAATAACGAGCGAACCTTACCCCAATCCACGTATTGGCCCAAGGTAGGAGGGATTTCGGGCGTCGTGACACGGTCTCCTGACCTCTGCAAGTAATATCCTCCTGACTCAGGAAGTTCTGACCACAATGCAAGGTCCGCATGAAACCGGATATCGTCCAACCAAACTGAAACGTATAGAGATCGGCAGGTAATAAAAAGTGCACTGTGGTATGACGTGCGCAGATCCCGTCGCACGGCGCTGAGAGAGGTGGCAGCAGTATGGGCGATAAGCTGACAAAGGTGACATTtgatcttctctccatcataGTCCTCTGTCCATCCGAAGCTCACACAAATATATGGTGGGATGGACGCGTCCGGCAAATTGACAGCGACACGCTTGGCAAGATGCGGGAGGCGCAAATGCCGACAACGTGGACATAGCCGCTGATACTCCTCGCCCTCTGACGGGCAGCAATAGGCATCATGGCACTCTGTATGGAACACTTCCCTAAAAGTGATTAAGGGTTCAGATAAGCCCCAGTGCGCTTCTTTGCAAAACCCGCAATCCATCGCTATCAGCTCCAAGACAGCTCACTTGGTTGATTAGGTTGATCTTAAGTCTCTTCCAGTCTTCAGCCTCGTGGTACTGACTGAGGCTATGCATTAGCTTCTTGGCATCCATATATGAATTGTCAACGCTAGTTGCCCCTCTTCGATTGTCCAAACACCAGGAAGAGAACGGCTGACTCAGCTTAGCTATCATGAAGATTAAAACTATGTGGCTAGCCAGACACCTTCCCACCGCTTTATCACAGTTTCAATGATTGGCAGAGAGCCTTGAACCCCATGTTTTCTCCCATAGCTTTTTCAGTCCTCTCTGCCGTCTCCCATATAGAGCTAAAGAGGCCACTGAGAACCTCCTGCGTATAATCCAGGCTACCTACTTCCTTCATCTGCGAGATGATGTACGACTTTGCCTCCTCAGACATTTTCCCCTCGTCCACAGGTTGTCCGTCATATATCATCTTGTGTAACGTACTGGCATTGGGACTATGCTCGAGCAGATGGATAAGAGGAAACGAAAACTTTCCCTCGGAAAGATCATCGCAGAAGCCCTTCTTGGTGGTGTACTAGAAGCTTTTAGTCCAGTATTGAACAATCACACTAGTAGAAGTCCTACCTCGTCAGAAGCTATATTCTGGTAATCATCCCTGATTTGGTAGTACCTCCCCAGCAGAGTAATTAAATGACGTAGCTCGTCGTTTGGCGTAGCATTGGCTTCAATCTCCATGATCCGAAGCATCAGACGGAAGAAACCTCCAGTCTTGTGGTCGATCATGACAAGGTATTCATTTACACTGGGACACGTTTTATTGAATGTCCAGTTGAGATCGAGAGCTTGACCTAAGGTGAGGGTTTGGAGTTCTTCTGCGAGTTTTCTTAACACTGCGTCCTCGATCGAGTAAAGCTGGCATATTCTTACCAGACAGAACTTTAGCACACTCTAGTCGGAGATGAGTCTGAACCTCGGAGACAACCTTGGCAATTATATACGTCGTGCTGTTTATTGTTTGGCTCAGGCCATATTTAACGTGTGCTGCCGGTGCACCGCGCCGAAGTTGAGAACcgtcttcgatatcatctAGCCTGTCAAGAATATTACATCAGTTCACCTCTACCTCCCTACATCGGATGGTGAGACCGTACATCAAGGACGAATTCTGCAACATCGTCATGACGTCCGTAAGGACCGCCGCAGAACGATCGGAAATATTCAACCAAGGCCGCAAGCTCTCGATTACCTTACCAACGGTGTTCTTGCCAGGAAGAGACCTAGTGTATTCGAAGGGCTCCATGCAGATCTGGAAAGGATCAGCCGGGTCAGGGCAGTTCTCTGaacactacggagtatacatACCTTTTCTGCGTCGGCCTTCGTGAACGGCGCGAGGATATCGTATTGGGTATAGAACCTATTACTAGTTGTTGTGCCCTGCCCCTCATCTGCGTCTGTTCCTTCATGATTCTCTTGATCATCCCTAGGGCGCCGGACTTGGGTCATGTTTTGGTCAAACTCCAAAGCTTGGTCCATATTTCGTTGAGGCATTCTGGAACGTAGCTTTAATTCGATAAAAGGAACGGGTTCTATTTCCGTGATTAAGCCACCGAACTCTGCTcacaatgaagaagaggacactTCGCCACTAGTCAAGATTATGCAGAAGGGCCCAACGTGCCCCACTACTCTAGGCACCGATGTCACTTCAAAACTAAAATTAATAAAGCGGTAAGCTGTATTCTTATCTTTATCGATAACGATAAGAATAACGAATAAGTACGGCGGGCGAAATCGAGGTTGCGGACAATGTAAAATCATACATAACCTAGGAGGGGTAAAGTTGTTTATTTCCAGTTCTGTACTGTCcttttttgtatatatttagaCGGTTACCAGTTGGggatcttcatcatctgagGCCACAGGAAGCGCCATTTTTCGACTACCTCTCCCTGTGGTCTACCAGTAAGAATCATACTGTGTAAAGGGTTCGGCAACACCGCGCGGGTTGCCCTCCTAACTTAGGGGGTGGTTGCAGGCTATAGTTAGCTTACTGGGAATAGTCCGAAGTGGAGATAGACAGTTCAACAATGGATCTACCCTGTTGTATTACGACCTCGAGTGGACGCTTAACGCGTATAACCgtagggtgtggagaacagggctcGAACGGATACTGGCCACTAGTTGATCGTTACTATTATCTGCAATCACCTTCCAAAGCTCTGAAATGGACTACTTAGTATTGTTATACAGTATGGGCTGCTTGAATTGAGCGTTGTCCCGTATTCCCTACTCTATAGCTGGATAGGACAGTCTTTGTTACTGCGCAATGAAATTTTATGAACGTGAACTTCAGCTACTGCATTCGGCAAGATAAGGTTATTTTTGGAGATGGGCTTTTGACTTGGATAGATGTGTGATTCGCATGTGCATGTCCTAGCTTGAATATTCTATACTTTCCAGGCAGCCTGAAGAAGGTCATTCATGGAGAGAGGCTTGATATCCGGAAACTGCTTGTTGAGGGTAACCTCGTCCGGCAGGTTGAAAGCCCCTGCCTCAGTCCATTGACCGAACACAGCCAAGATATATTGAAGCTGTTCCTTGGCGAAAAAGGGATATACAGGAGGATGCGAGGGAAGTTCAGTCACTTGAAAAGTCTTCAGTTTCTCTTCACCGTCGTATGTGACATCGAATTTCGTCCCTAGAATTTCAAGGTCAAAAAAGATCATAATTTGTACGGAGCGATGCATATACAAACCTTTAGTGGTTTCAGCCAGAGACACCAGGTCGTTCCATGTTAACTTATCGCCTATGATGATGCTTCTCTCATTCCATTTTTCCTCGCCGATAAGTGCGGCAACATACTGGGCAACATCGAATGTGTGTGTGAAAACCACAGGAACATTACCAGATCCAGGAATTGCTGCGCTGTTATTCGCTATGTCAACAGCGAAAACAAAAGGCTGCAGGTAACTCTTCACTTTGGGCAGGCCATAGTAATCCATAAAGAATCCGTTTGATACCAGAGTGTACTCTAGACCAGATGACCTCAGCTTTTCTGCAGCCAACAGTTTACCCTTGAGAGGTGGGAAAATGGAGGCATGCCTATGTATAGTCAGCGGAAGTGACTGGTTGATAGGCTACAACGAAACTCACTGTTCGTTATATATGATACCGAAATCACTGGGAATGAACCGTTTGGTACTCTTCGATTTGATAGCAGCCTCAATGAGATTGAGCTGAGAGTCGGTTGCTGATTCATCAGAAATGGGAACAGTAGAGATAACGGTctctattttgttttcttccaaCGCCTTCGTCAATGACCCAACATTGGAATAGTCGACCGGGATAATGGGAACATCCAGTGTTTCCGAAAGTTCATCGTTCGTCTGATCAGACGGTCAGCTAGTAGTCAGAGGTATTACATTGCAAAGGTTTCCATACACTTCTTGCCAAAATGAATACAGAAtggcttttcttgttcttcaaagCTTCAACAACCGCCCGGCCCAATTTTCCTGTTCCACCAGACACTGCAAGAATGGCCATCTTATCTCTTGGCTGAACAAAGTCTTAATTGAATCAAGTGACAGTTTCCTTCGAATATGATAATCCAACTATTCTTTCTGATAGCTGGGAGAGCTACTTTATAGTTTTCCTAATCGACTAGTTGGTTACAATTCCAAATTAGTCATCGCGCGGACTTTGGCGGCCGCTGGTTAGGAGCATCTGTCAGCAGAATTACCAATCACTAGTTGTCGAGTTCCCCTCCTAGACAATAAGCAACCAACTTTCGGCCAGTGAGACAGTTTATGCTTGTGGCAAGGCTTCATAAAGACGTCCTACAAAGACTTGTCAGCTCCACTATGATTCTAAACAGAGATTCTTATAGCTTACTTGCAAGTCTCCATCGCGTACTAAAGTGCAGAAGCATATCCATGAAAGTCTGTCTCTCCCTGAGTAAGAACGAGTCGCTCCCTACCTTCTCTAGCGAGGTCATACAGTCCAATACCTGGAACAGGATTATGatgggaaaaggagaaggaaagactGCAGTTGATGTGTTCAAATCGAGTTGGCTACTCGATATATCCATCAGCAAACCAAGTAGTTCTAAGCTGTCTTTGCGACGTTGTTCAAAGCTTTCAGCGGTACTGTCTCCTGCCGCTTACAGCCGGCGGTATGTGTATATACACAGATTCGCACTAAAAGGTGATCGAGCTACTTAGCCACTGCACGGGCACAAAGTTGCATGTGAAGCTTACGCGAAGACTGTAGCGATGCACCTGTGCCACGAATAGTCACCACGGTGACCCCAAAAAATTACCTTCAAGCTCTGGAGCTGAGCTTCTAGGGCTCCGATATGATTCCATATCGCATCAGCTGACAAGCTTGTAATACCGGCAGAAGCGCTAAACCCGAGAATTGCTTGAAGGCGAACCATGATATCACAGCAATCCGCTTCGCACTGCAGACTATTCACTGTAGGAGGTCAGATCGGCATGTTTCGACATTATTAATGATGAGGGAGCCAGACCTGGAACTGTCGAGGGCTTCGTAATTTGAGAGTAGTCATCAATAATATGTTTCATGACAACCCTAGACGCAATTTTGATATGTCTGTCATCGTCCCGTGATGTTAGCGAACAAGACTAAAAAGTCAGGACACTAAAACTTGAGTAGTACCTATCAAGGATATAAATTACAAGAAGAATAttcgtctcttcttctttactgGTCACCAATTTTGAGGACGAAGAAACACTGGAGGTAGCTGAGAGTAGCCCAATAGCGCC from Aspergillus oryzae RIB40 DNA, chromosome 1 encodes the following:
- a CDS encoding uncharacterized protein (reductases with broad range of substrate specificities), which produces MSMTVSDSTQIRDGFPRPFPDTPANVLEQFKLNGKVVVVTGAADGIGLAVAEAMAEAGAHVALWYNSNDAAIKRGEELAKDHGVRTVAYKVDVSNPEEVQKAVADVVRDFERIDVFVANAGMAISKPILEQTLDEYRKQMSVNVDGVVACAKYAGEVFQRQGSGNLIITSSMSAHIVNVPTDQPVYNGSKAFVTQFGKSLAREWRDFARVNIVSPGFFETKMGASPLALNEAYRMAVLGRQGHVKEIKGLYLYLASDASTYMTGSDVLIDGGYVLP
- a CDS encoding FPP/GGPP synthase family protein (geranylgeranyl pyrophosphate synthase/Polyprenyl synthetase); translation: MPQRNMDQALEFDQNMTQVRRPRDDQENHEGTDADEGQGTTTSNRFYTQYDILAPFTKADAEKICMEPFEYTRSLPGKNTVGKVIESLRPWLNISDRSAAVLTDVMTMLQNSSLMLDDIEDGSQLRRGAPAAHVKYGLSQTINSTTYIIAKVVSEVQTHLRLECAKVLSEELQTLTLGQALDLNWTFNKTCPSVNEYLVMIDHKTGGFFRLMLRIMEIEANATPNDELRHLITLLGRYYQIRDDYQNIASDEYTTKKGFCDDLSEGKFSFPLIHLLEHSPNASTLHKMIYDGQPVDEGKMSEEAKSYIISQMKEVGSLDYTQEVLSGLFSSIWETAERTEKAMGENMGFKALCQSLKL